In the Henningerozyma blattae CBS 6284 chromosome 8, complete genome genome, one interval contains:
- the SPC19 gene encoding Spc19p (similar to Saccharomyces cerevisiae SPC19 (YDR201W); ancestral locus Anc_8.409), which translates to MSRSLTTCVSLLKSIVNNASSTNEILRSDPNNSADYLKTHRVFELITEYDVEQARIGQIQQQSELLQKLYTKIGGKLNLLSGELPKLQQQRALLQARLERNNSSIRDEESLENAEELVTMSNATEEEVSKLQSLKAKRLELQKQLDSINQQDT; encoded by the coding sequence ATGTCGAGGAGTCTTACAACTTGTGTAAGTTTATTGAAGTCGATCGTTAATAATGCATCGTCAACAAATGAAATACTGCGCAGTgatccaaataattcagccgattatttgaaaacaCATCGAGTTTTCGAATTGATCACAGAATATGATGTTGAACAAGCAAGAATTGGACAAATACAGCAGCAAAGTGAATTGttacaaaaattatatacaaAAATAGGAGGGAAGTTGAATCTTTTAAGTGGTGAATTACCCAAGCTTCAGCAACAGCGGGCTCTTTTACAAGCTCGATTAGAACGAAATAATAGTTCAATTAGAGATGAAGAAAGTCTGGAAAATGCAGAAGAACTTGTTACAATGTCAAATGCCACAGAGGAAGAAGTTTCTAAACTTCAATCATTAAAGGCAAAGCGCTTGGAATTGCAGAAACAATTGGACTCCATTAATCAACAAGACacataa
- the TBLA0H00800 gene encoding uncharacterized protein (similar to Saccharomyces cerevisiae VPS64 (YDR200C) and FAR10 (YLR238W); ancestral locus Anc_8.408) — protein MTAKRSRSNSRSTGSDAPNLQPPPLLFQQEEDQSLENDNINPIATTLIASPKKTTENQQVGLTKHRYTNILILKSLNGTFETKFLIIPYLPETLKLGRPVTNNSNNGNSRNSIIRSDNGNFDSRVLSRSHASLFTDPRTNTIFIKDLNSSNGTFLNNSRLLADQNYKLNIGDVIDLGTDIDNKLEHRRISAFVEDISLIPILSTSTLNTNPSASGISTPIHLSLNAQRIAFDAAMFGDISDSQDGQADLNDDLLGKDTSILSGIFINSSTGTSPNIISMIKLLNTEISLEEYENDKLVKLNKYLKDYRLNMKSLYYRDIEELQKNFKMVKDSITKNYNEKLETLTRKNNNNLDILRAEIESLKLHINPDPSEVANQHSNDITDSPDSSNYNSKVSEITSPKIDELRQQLITLKQDLELQKLENHSLTQKIINDDGYNTSNKSNNPNGTTQEEDEKVWSGPGQVRAALLLGAIGLALGWVLT, from the coding sequence ATGACAGCTAAAAGGTCAAGATCAAATTCAAGGAGTACAGGAAGTGATGCCCCTAATTTGCAACCGCCTCCGCTCTTATTTCAACAGGAAGAAGATCAAAGTCTAGAGAATGATAATATCAATCCTATTGCTACTACATTGATCGCATCTCCCAAGAAGACAACTGAAAATCAACAAGTAGGATTAACCAAACATAGATATACCAACATTTTAATACTGAAGTCTCTAAATGGAACTTTTGAAaccaaatttttaatcatACCTTATTTACCAGAAACTTTGAAACTAGGTAGACCTGTTACAAATAACAGTAACAATGGCAATTCGCGGAATTCTATCATACGTTCAGACAATGGTAATTTTGATTCAAGGGTACTGTCTAGGTCACATGCATCATTATTTACTGACCCAAGGACaaatactatttttatcaaagatttaaattcaagTAATGGgacttttttaaataattccaGACTCTTAGCTgatcaaaattataaattaaatattggGGATGTAATTGATTTGGGCACTGATATTGACAATAAGCTAGAACATAGACGCATATCTGCATTTGTGGAAGATATTTCACTGATTCCCATACTTTCAACATCAACCTTAAATACTAATCCTAGTGCTTCAGGTATATCTACTCCCATACACTTAAGTTTAAATGCCCAAAGAATAGCATTTGATGCTGCAATGTTTGGTGATATCAGTGATTCTCAAGACGGGCAAGCagatttaaatgatgatttattagGGAAAGATACAAGTATTTTAAGTggcatttttattaatagttCTACAGGAACATCAcctaatattatttcaatgataaaacttttaaatacCGAGATATCTTTAgaagaatatgaaaatgataaattagtcaaattaaataagtatttgaaagattatCGATTGAATATGAAATCCTTGTATTATAGAGATATTGAGGAACtgcaaaaaaattttaaaatggtGAAAGACtcaataacaaaaaattataatgaaaaattagaaacttTAACTAGaaagaataataacaacCTTGATATATTACGTGCAGAAATTGAAAGTTTAAAATTGCATATTAATCCTGATCCTTCTGAAGTTGCAAACCAGCATAGTAATGATATAACTGACAGCCCTGattcttcaaattataattctAAAGTATCGGAAATAACTTCGCCCAAGATTGATGAGCTGAGACAGCAATTAATCACTCTTAAACAGGATTTAGAATTGCAGAAGTTAGAGAATCATTCTTTAactcaaaaaattattaatgacgATGGCTATAATACTTCCAACAAAAGCAACAATCCGAATGGTACTACccaagaagaagatgaaaaggTATGGTCCGGACCTGGCCAAGTTAGGGCTGCCTTATTATTAGGTGCGATAGGCCTTGCATTGGGATGGGTATTAACTTAA
- the LIP2 gene encoding lipoyl(octanoyl) transferase LIP2 (similar to Saccharomyces cerevisiae LIP2 (YLR239C); ancestral locus Anc_8.407): protein MFSSRICVRPFVEPCLRLNQLQKYLSSVALTRPKNESAKLLRHLQFTERIPFQDGLEIQEKFVRAQLDMKKLERKIQDKMQEIGDEHGPNAILNENEKKIIDYILMMKPNPIVLTFEFEPTFTGGKRIKKTITKEQIERFETFTTSGNHIKPKFVLVERGGQITFHGPGQMVAYVILDLQSFKNLRARDLVCILEKSMVRGLSMLKNNQDDSAALSLLTESRTGSETGIWIKNTNKKIGSLGINVRRSVTSHGVCINVEPDLAYLNNFRKCSGLPNCEATSINDQLPGSNINVQDMAIAFTKELAKHLGIERLERIQMTLEDMNLDNEQLENNDSK from the coding sequence ATGTTTTCAAGTAGAATATGTGTTAGGCCATTTGTGGAACCTTGTTTAAGATTAAATCAATtgcaaaaatatttaagttCAGTAGCTCTTACTCGCCCCAAGAATGAATCTGCAAAACTTCTAAGACATCTTCAATTTACAGAGAGAATACCATTTCAAGATGGATTagaaattcaagaaaagTTTGTAAGAGCTCAATTAGATATGAAGAAACTTGAGAGAAAAATTCAGGATAAAATGCAAGAAATTGGTGATGAACATGGTCCAAACGCGATactaaatgaaaatgagaaaaaaattatagactatattttaatgatgaAGCCAAATCCTATAGTTCTAACGTTTGAATTTGAGCCTACTTTTACAGGGGGTAAACGAATTAAAAAAACGATCACAAAGGAGCAAATTGAAAGGTTTGAGACGTTCACTACTTCAGGGAATCATATTAAACCAAAATTTGTCCTTGTTGAAAGAGGTGGACAAATAACATTTCATGGCCCTGGTCAAATGGTAGCATATGTTATTCTAGATTTACAGagctttaaaaatttaagagCTAGGGATTTAGTATGTATTTTGGAGAAAAGTATGGTTAGGGGTCTATCaatgttaaaaaataatcaagatGATAGTGCGGCCTTAAGCTTATTAACTGAATCTAGAACGGGTTCAGAAACAGGCATTTGgattaaaaatactaataaaaaaatagggAGTTTAGGTATTAATGTCAGAAGATCAGTTACATCACATGGAGTTTGCATTAATGTCGAACCAGACTTAGCATACTTAAacaattttagaaaatgtaGTGGCTTACCAAATTGTGAAGCTACTTCAATTAATGACCAACTACCAGgatcaaatataaatgttCAAGACATGGCAATTGCATTTACAAAAGAATTAGCAAAGCATTTAGGTATTGAAAGATTGGAAAGAATACAAATGACCCTAGAAGATATGAACTTAGACAATGAGCAactagaaaataatgatagtAAATAg
- the RKM2 gene encoding protein-lysine N-methyltransferase (similar to Saccharomyces cerevisiae RKM2 (YDR198C); ancestral locus Anc_8.406) produces METKIGKLLTWLNESPSFNISSKIGIHETPHTGRGVILTNDKLHRNEVIISVPSTHQLNFHTVLYHISKYNTDINLLGITIPRSTENDKNYLKDLNRNDPRFFYYSQLSQEFLVSLSSFQLLSLYILSEWILLPYWSQNNSSDEYESDIKPIQSFWQPFFDVWPTKLELSSFPAIWDCDPDSYYKYLLEYLPFETSINYKRISNLIQIDWKVIQPVLSSWIDHMNSQQINNGLNCVLPTISDLYYQFLHIYTIINSRCLYAEVPLKSDDVKNNFTLVPYVDFLNHTSKADGHCIPSLNKLKKVKSCGIGEFQIRCGSMGYKMLKEEIFLNYGAHSNDFLLNEYGFVISDDKNLDWNFVNISNSVESLLENNSKMIKFLKENDYWGEYTINYDSISYRTLIALSLLVTKDVRRVEKLMQGLISEEFFLPKINLLLKSILTNYKTKYTNNLDYLLRTPIIEENTFCRQNVISLIKGTLKIIDHHLESM; encoded by the coding sequence ATGGAGACCAAAATTGGAAAGTTATTAACCTGGTTAAATGAATCACCCTCATTTAATATCAGTTCAAAAATTGGTATCCATGAAACACCTCATACAGGTAGAGGTGTAATTTTAACAAACGACAAACTTCATAGAAATgaagttattatttcagTACCAAGTACACACCAGTTGAATTTTCATACGGTGTTGTATCAcatttctaaatataatacCGATATAAATTTACTAGGAATCACAATTCCACGCTCAACAGAGAATGACAAAAATTACTTAAAAGATCTGAATAGAAATGATCCCAGATTTTTCTACTATTCTCAGCTATCTCAAGAATTTTTAGTAAGCTTGTCATCTTTTCAATTACTATCCCTATATATTCTTTCAGAGTGGATATTACTTCCGTATTGGAgtcaaaataattcaagTGATGAGTATGAATCAGACATAAAACCAATCCAATCATTTTGGCAACCTTTCTTTGATGTTTGGCCTACAAAACTAGAACTATCTTCATTTCCAGCAATTTGGGACTGTGATCCAGATTCTTACTATAAGTACCTTCTAGAATATTTACCATTTGAGACTTCTATAAACTATAAGCGCATTAGCAATTTAATCCAGATTGATTGGAAAGTCATACAACCAGTGTTATCTAGTTGGATTGATCATATGAACTCtcaacaaataaataatggtTTAAATTGTGTGTTACCTACTATTAGTGATTTATATTACCAATTTTTACACATCtatacaattattaattctagATGCTTATATGCAGAGGTCCCATTGAAAAGTGATGACGTCaagaataattttactCTGGTACCATATGTAGATTTCTTAAATCATACCTCCAAAGCTGATGGACATTGTATACCATCgctaaataaattgaagaaaGTTAAAAGTTGTGGCATTGGTGAATTTCAAATCAGGTGCGGTTCTATGGGATATAAAATGTTAAAAGAAGAGATATTTCTGAATTATGGAGCACATTCAAACGATTTCCTTTTGAACGAATACGGATTTGTTATCAgtgatgataaaaatttagacTGGAACTTTGTTAATATCTCTAATTCTGTTGAAAGTTTGcttgaaaataattcaaaaatgattaaattcttgaaaGAGAATGACTATTGGGGTGAATATACCATTAACTATGATTCTATTAGTTATAGAACTTTGATTGCATTATCGTTATTAGTGACTAAGGATGTTAGAAGAGTTGAAAAACTTATGCAGGGGCTAATTtctgaagaattttttcttccaaaaataaatttactaTTAAAATCTATTCTAACGAATTATAAAACgaaatatacaaataacTTGGATTATTTGTTGAGGACACCAATTATAGAAGAAAATACGTTCTGTCGACAAAATGTCATATCCCTAATTAAAGgaactttaaaaattatagatCATCATTTAGAAAGtatgtaa
- the REF2 gene encoding RNA-processing protein REF2 (similar to Saccharomyces cerevisiae REF2 (YDR195W); ancestral locus Anc_8.403) yields the protein MSSAPIPKQINISHALQSTKIQQIRQDIKDWQQMKDLTPEQNLEIENYINSLENAFMLFTKDNEHVEKRMEGVTVADVQLYTGLKKMYIDYLNELIDIKRLKNSQDIVNSANNNDPVQFIIQELPYLEPLDRKKFIENLLSNNNGGLSLIKKDQQIIDGIKNLCLLDSTLIDNLETYLNFLNAIGFTATEVRSILPPELFDTIDRTKQFLMQNQMQSQMNEIDINNNNSNNNANIEPLFSNNTTISSIPRRTVKKSKMPIINDKPLKFVNPTGQSIAQQPSFEQQIQTKQAPKHHIQMQQIQMQTQPIKQMQQPQQIQQMPQMQQFQQIQYLPMEVTDTNQQLSPDVPQQMLLIKDQQPLQSSTEIEPSIPKTDEIKTNQVIEPLESPVEKPVERSIVEEEPKKKISFSKYLKKGDVVSSTNGKRSLGTENIINTTDSKVTKKLKPSTVSLPSSNSNSNDSQSNDSTNNSLPSILKGSDSYTFSEMKKKKKRNIKFVEDSNLVTVFGDDLPNKGLTLSPSSLKKLLKPFKQGEPREIFVSKTFTDNVKELNINTLSKNETFKSINSDISELKYGPVKCETRVPLKFRFNFGNFNPFLDKPAKEPVNNQFEDDDSSNNSNLNNNNSNNGYNGNHSNKRQHQPLIAKAFGRNRLLLRKDRGGLPYKRVPDVVPNNYPPRPK from the coding sequence ATGTCATCAGCGCCGATTCCCAAGcagataaatatatcacATGCCTTGCAATCCACAAAGATACAGCAGATCCGTCAGGATATTAAAGACTGGCAGCAAATGAAAGATTTAACACCAGAACAAAATCTAGAGATTGAAAATTACattaattctttagaaAATGCATTTATGCTTTTCACAAAGGATAATGAACATGTAGAAAAGAGAATGGAAGGCGTTACAGTTGCTGATGTTCAGTTATATACAGGtttgaagaaaatgtatattgattatttaaatgaattgatCGATATTAAGAGATTGAAAAATAGCCAAGATATTGTAAACTCggcaaataataatgatccAGTTCAATTTATAATACAAGAACTGCCTTATTTGGAGCCACTTGACAGGAAAAAATTCATAGAAAACTTACTTTCTAATAACAATGGTGGATTAAGCTTGATAAAGAAAGACCAACAGATTATTGATGGTATTAAAAATCTCTGTCTACTAGATTCAACTTTAATTGACAACTTGGAAACTTATTTAAACTTCTTAAATGCTATTGGTTTTACTGCTACTGAAGTGAGAAGTATTTTGCCAccagaattatttgatacaATTGATAGAACAAAACAATTTCTAATGCAGAATCAAATGCAAAGTCAAATGAATGAAatagatattaataataataatagtaataataatgccaATATTGAGCCATTATTTTCCAACAATACTACTATATCATCAATTCCAAGGCGTACGGTGAAGAAATCAAAAATGCcaataattaatgataaacctttaaaatttgtaaatcCCACAGGACAAAGCATTGCTCAACAGCCATCTTTTGAGCAACAAATACAAACTAAGCAAGCACCAAAACATCATATTCAAATGCAACAAATACAGATGCAAACGCAACCAATTAAGCAGATGCAACAGCCACAACAAATACAGCAGATGCCACAGATGCAGCAGTTTCAACAAATACAATATTTACCCATGGAAGTGACTGATACAAATCAACAGTTATCGCCTGATGTACCACAACAAATGTTACTAATAAAAGACCAGCAACCACTACAGTCATCTACTGAAATTGAACCAAGTATACCTAAAACggatgaaattaaaactaaTCAAGTTATCGAACCTTTAGAAAGCCCAGTAGAAAAACCAGTAGAAAGATCAATCGTCGAAGAAGAaccaaagaagaaaatatcattctccaaatatttgaagaaaggCGATGTTGTTTCTTCTACAAATGGTAAAAGATCTTTGGGGacagaaaatataataaatacaaCTGACTCCAAggtaacaaaaaaattgaaaccATCTACTGTTTCTTTACCTTCATCAAactcaaattcaaatgatagTCAGAGTAACGATTCTACGAATAATAGTTTACCGTCAATATTGAAAGGCTCTGATTCATACACATTTTCtgaaatgaagaaaaagaaaaagagaaatattaaattcgTTGAAGATTCAAATTTGGTGACTGTATTTGGTGATGATTTGCCAAATAAAGGTTTAACTTTATCTCCATCaagtttgaaaaaattgttgaagCCTTTTAAGCAAGGTGAACCAAgagaaatatttgtttcTAAGACATTCACAGATAAtgttaaagaattaaatataaatacttTAAGTAAGAATGAAACTtttaaatctattaattctgatatttctgaattaaaatatggTCCAGTTAAGTGTGAAACAAGAGTACCATTGAAATTCAGATTTAATTTTGGGAACTTCAATCCATTTTTAGATAAACCGGCAAAAGAGCCAGTCAATAATCAGTTTGAGGATGATGATTCtagtaataattcaaatttaaacaataataactcCAATAATGGTTACAATGGTAATCATAGTAATAAGAGACAGCATCAACCTTTAATTGCAAAAGCGTTTGGTAGAAATCGTTTATTGTTAAGAAAAGACAGGGGCGGTTTACCATATAAACGTGTACCAGATGTTGTTCCAAATAACTACCCACCACGGccaaaatga
- the TBLA0H00840 gene encoding uncharacterized protein: MYPDLELELSHSDRDADVRRSPEENNHFYEILYEVSKVVCPWRLTRICYFGYETTIEETNFIFEIIQESWFHILVLFNLLTLYVVLYILFLALMFHYDGYEISGLFPLPMIVFFLMLLSTIICSFISFYRVFHPDDKELEEEEREEDETYQQDVNYSNGFDSLILDGSKYLKGIYIQLAFLCLYFWSLINSVFTGWSLIQFYKFVFNEKLEIFQTIFLYVLLLFTGFSFIALHFTYIHNCSIAEIKKLYNSLINCINHN; the protein is encoded by the coding sequence ATGTACCCAGACTTGGAGTTGGAACTATCACACTCTGACCGTGATGCTGATGTAAGACGCTCTCCAGAGGAGAATAATCATTTCTATGAAATTCTGTACGAAGTAAGCAAAGTAGTGTGTCCCTGGAGACTTACGAGGATATGTTATTTTGGTTATGAAACCACAATTGAGGAGACCAATTTTATCTTCGAGATAATACAAGAAAGTTGGTTCCATATTTTGGTGCTATTCAATTTACTGACACTATATGTAGtactttatattttatttctagcATTAATGTTTCATTATGATGGATATGAAATTTCCGGTTTATTTCCATTACCTATGATAGTCTTCTTCTTAATGCTTCTCTCTACGATCATTTGTTCATTTATAAGCTTTTATAGAGTATTCCATCCTGATGACAAAGAACtggaagaagaagagaGAGAGGAAGACGAAACCTACCAACAAGATGTGAATTATTCGAATGGTTTTGATAGTTTGATATTAGATGGctcaaaatatttgaaaggGATATATATCCAACTAGCATTCTTATGCCTGTATTTTTGGAGTCTTATAAACTCAGTTTTTACAGGATGGAGCTTGATACAATTTTACAAGTTTGTTTTCAATGAAAAacttgaaatttttcaaactaTCTTTCTTTATGTGTTACTTCTATTTACTGGGTTTTCATTTATAGCCTTACATTTCACTTATATTCATAATTGTTCCATTgctgaaataaaaaagctTTACAATTCACTAATCAATTGTATAAATCATAACTAA
- the VPS34 gene encoding phosphatidylinositol 3-kinase VPS34 (similar to Saccharomyces cerevisiae VPS34 (YLR240W); ancestral locus Anc_8.401), whose translation MVSNSVTFCVSQDLDVPFRLKIVSLEGQKPLLKASQRILNPDLTLKSSNVYPNSDLLVSVQIFNKLSNRNLTLPVYSPFKSFRNNTRKWNQWIKLPLKIKQLDNNSMLRIVLWEFDGNKKVIFSQLETEIFNSVDYSLKRGFESIKFQYNDNPINLLEKSVVHQLDDVQLELLNKYYQNELLKIDWLDKISLKKIEKQREKRNWPINTFVLNIEFPIFEIPVVYTDSLNLNVQDKIPTLQNYELLNDGMEKTKAQNKLDTELKNTTFTNKNISNISNDSENPDRKTRLNSTQKFYDPDQFNVDPIEEKYRRLERASKRSNLDKEVKPDTKKRNYLNRIINYPPGTRLTAHEKGSIWKYRYYLINNKKALTKLLQSTNLTEEPERIEVLELMDIWAEIDIGDAIELLGSVYRNITVRAYAVNRLKKASDKELELYLLQLVQAVCFEGASTFSDRSNSEFMMVNSNIGAMADDDDDDELIQENISRTVTEHNRAIIISPLAEFLIRRAIKNFRLGNFFYWYLRSEAVDNPFLNKIIDSYCSRLPRDRLQVLKRQVTFDNVLRDICEEVKRLKDTTIKKRELLRHLLTSRLKNDTMSHEIILPLNPDIHIIDVDIENCSVFKSSLSPLKISFKTTNDTSYTLMYKVGDDLRQDQLIVQIITLMNELLKNENVDLKLLPYSILATGPKEGAIQFIPNDTMTVILSKYHGILPYFREFHPDLNEELGVEDWIMDNFVKSCAGYCVITYILGVGDRHLDNLLITRDGHFFHADFGYILGQDPKPFPPLMKLPPQIIDAFGGAESSNYNKFRSYCFVAYSILRRNAGLILNLFELMKTSNIPDIRIDPDGSVSKVKERFNLDMSEEEATIHFQQLINDSVNALMPIVIDHLHNLAQYWRA comes from the coding sequence atggtatCAAATAGTGTTACATTTTGTGTGTCTCAGGATTTAGATGTTCCGTTTCGTTTAAAGATTGTTTCATTAGAAGGCCAAAAACCTTTATTAAAAGCCTCTCAAAGAATTCTTAATCCTGATTTAACATTAAAATCCTCCAACGTTTATCCCAATAGTGACTTATTAGTCTCAgttcaaatttttaacaaattaaGTAATAGGAATTTAACATTACCAGTATATTCCCCGtttaaatcatttagaaataatactaGAAAATGGAACCAATGGATTAAATTaccattaaaaattaaacagTTGGATAATAATAGCATGCTAAGAATTGTATTATGGGAATTTGATGGCAATAAGAAAGTTATCTTCAGTCAATTGGAAAccgaaatttttaattctgtCGACTATTCTTTGAAAAGAGGGTTCGAATCTatcaaatttcaatataatgataacccaattaatttattagaaaaatcaGTTGTCCACCAATTAGACGACGTTCAATTAGAGTTATTAAACAAATACTATCAGaatgaattattgaagaTTGACTGGCTTGATAAAATctctttgaaaaaaattgaaaaacaaagagaaaaaaGGAATTGGCCAATTAATACATTCGTATTAAATATCgaatttccaatttttgaaataccAGTGGTATATACTGAtagtttaaatttaaatgtaCAGGATAAAATTCCTACTTTACAGAATTATGagttattaaatgatgGGATGGAAAAGACAAAAGCTCAAAATAAACTTGATACTGAACTAAAAAATACAACGTTTACGAATAAAAACATTTCTAACATTTCAAATGATTCTGAAAATCCTGACAGGAAGACAAGGCTAAATTCTACCCAAAAGTTTTACGATCCTGACCAATTTAACGTAGAtccaattgaagaaaaatatagaagACTAGAAAGAGCTTCTAAAAGAAGTAATCTAGACAAAGAAGTTAAACCTGATACTAAGAAGaggaattatttaaataggATTATCAACTATCCACCTGGAACAAGATTGACTGCACATGAAAAAGGTTCTATCTGGAAATACCGTTATTACTTAATAAACAATAAGAAAGCTTTAACCAAATTGTTACAAAGTACCAATTTAACTGAAGAACCTGAAAGAATTGAAGTATTAGAACTAATGGATATATGGGCAGAAATTGATATAGGAGATGCAATTGAATTGCTAGGTTCCGtatatagaaatataaCCGTCAGGGCTTATGCAGTTAACAGATTAAAAAAGGCATCTGATAAAGAACTAGAACTATACTTACTTCAATTAGTACAAGCAGTTTGCTTTGAAGGCGCTTCTACATTTTCGGACAGATCAAATAGCGAGTTTATGATGGTCAACTCTAATATTGGAGCTATGgctgatgatgatgatgatgatgaattgaTACAGGAGAATATAAGTCGAACAGTAACAGAACATAACAGAGCTATAATTATATCACCTTTGGCAGAATTTCTCATACGACGTGCTATTAAGAACTTTCGGCTAGGAAACTTCTTTTATTGGTACCTTCGATCAGAAGCTGTCGATAATCcgtttttaaataaaattatagatTCTTATTGTAGCAGACTACCTAGGGATCGTTTGCAAGTTCTGAAGAGACAAGTAACGTTTGATAATGTTCTTAGAGATATTTGTGAAGAAGTTAAAAGACTGAAAGATACTACAATAAAGAAGCGGGAGCTATTGAGGCACCTATTAACCAGtagattaaaaaatgatacGATGTCACACGAAATTATCCTTCCATTGAACCCTGATATTCATATTATCGATGTAGATATTGAGAATTGTTCGGTATTCAAAAGTTCTTTATCACCATTAAAGAtatcatttaaaacaaCTAATGATACTTCTTATACGTTAATGTACAAAGTTGGGGATGATTTAAGACAAGATCAACTAATTgttcaaattattacacTAATGAACGaactattgaaaaatgaaaatgtaGATTTAAAGTTATTACCATATAGTATATTAGCAACAGGTCCAAAGGAGGGAGCAATCCAATTCATACCAAATGATACAATGACAGTGATATTAAGCAAATATCACGGCATTTTACCCTACTTCCGTGAATTTCATCCAGATTTAAACGAAGAACTAGGTGTTGAAGATTGGATTATGGATAACTTTGTTAAATCTTGTGCAGGTTATTGTGTTATCACTTATATATTGGGTGTTGGTGATAGACATCTAGataatctattaataaCAAGAGATGGTCATTTTTTCCATGCAGATTTTGGATATATTTTAGGACAAGATCCTAAGCCATTTCCAccattaatgaaattaccTCCTCAAATTATTGACGCATTTGGTGGTGCTGAATCTagtaattataataaatttcgTAGTTATTGCTTTGTTGCATATTCTATATTAAGACGAAACGCAGGcttgatattaaatttgtttgaattaatgaaaacCTCTAACATACCTGATATCCGTATTGACCCTGATGGATCTGTAAGTAAGGTGAAAGAAAGATTTAACTTAGACATGtctgaagaagaagcaACCATACACTTCCAACAGTTAATTAATGACAGTGTTAATGCTTTAATGCCAATTGTTATTGATCATCTACATAACTTAGCCCAATACTGGCGTGCataa